The following coding sequences are from one Betaproteobacteria bacterium window:
- the hscA gene encoding Fe-S protein assembly chaperone HscA: protein MALFQIAEPGESAAPHEHKLAIGIDLGTTNSLVATVRSGLAKVLNDEQGRPLLPSIVRYHADGSTEVGYDAQKQQAKDPKNTIVSVKRFMGRGLKDIAHVESMPYDFVEAPGMVKVRTVAGVKSPVEVSADILKTLRARAEAALDGELVGAVITVPAYFDDAQRQATKDAARLAGLNVLRLLNEPTAAAIAYGLDNAAEGVYAVYDLGGGTFDISILKLTKGVFEVMATGGDSALGGDDFDHRLFCWAIEQAKLQPLSAEDSRLLMMRCREAKEFLTNQPEAPVTVRLNSGEIVDLRIEVGTFAGITQTLVSKTLQAVKKALRDAGLRPEDIKGVVMVGGATRMPQVQKAVGDFFRQEPLTNLDPDKVVAIGAATQANLLVGNKTGQDDWLLLDVIPLSLGLETMGGLTEKVIPRNSTIPTARAQEFTTFKDGQTAMAIHVVQGERELVADCRSLARFELRDIPPMVAGAARIRVTFQVDADGLLSVSAREQTTGVEASVTVKPSYGLSDDEIATMLQDSMAHAKDDAINRALAEARVEARRLIEATEAALAEDPHLLSEAEIGKITAVMEKLRATMAGDNRRVINLAMDDLGYETQEFAHRRMDQSIKRALAGRKVDDIKTGEEA, encoded by the coding sequence ATGGCCCTGTTTCAAATCGCCGAGCCCGGAGAGTCGGCGGCGCCCCACGAGCACAAGCTCGCCATCGGTATCGACCTCGGTACCACCAATTCCCTCGTCGCCACGGTGCGGAGCGGTCTTGCCAAGGTGCTCAACGACGAGCAGGGGCGTCCGCTGCTGCCGTCCATCGTCCGCTATCACGCCGACGGCAGCACCGAAGTCGGCTACGACGCCCAGAAGCAGCAGGCGAAAGACCCCAAGAACACCATCGTCTCGGTGAAGCGCTTCATGGGCCGGGGCCTGAAGGACATCGCCCACGTCGAATCCATGCCCTACGACTTCGTCGAGGCGCCGGGCATGGTCAAGGTCAGGACCGTCGCCGGGGTGAAGAGCCCGGTGGAGGTTTCCGCCGATATCCTCAAGACCCTGCGGGCACGGGCCGAGGCGGCCCTGGACGGCGAGCTGGTGGGCGCCGTCATCACCGTACCCGCCTATTTCGACGACGCCCAGCGCCAGGCCACCAAGGACGCGGCGCGGCTCGCCGGCCTCAATGTCCTGCGCCTGCTCAACGAGCCGACGGCCGCCGCCATCGCCTACGGCCTGGACAACGCCGCCGAGGGGGTCTACGCCGTCTACGACCTGGGTGGCGGGACCTTCGATATTTCCATCTTGAAGCTCACCAAGGGCGTCTTCGAGGTCATGGCCACCGGCGGCGATTCGGCCCTGGGGGGCGACGATTTTGACCATCGCCTCTTCTGCTGGGCCATCGAGCAGGCCAAGCTGCAACCGCTGTCCGCCGAGGATTCCCGCCTCCTCATGATGCGCTGTCGGGAGGCCAAGGAGTTCCTCACCAATCAACCGGAGGCGCCCGTCACGGTGCGGCTCAACTCCGGCGAGATCGTTGACCTGCGCATCGAGGTCGGCACCTTCGCCGGAATCACCCAGACCCTCGTTTCCAAGACCCTGCAGGCTGTCAAGAAGGCCCTGCGCGACGCGGGGCTCAGGCCCGAGGACATCAAGGGCGTGGTCATGGTTGGCGGGGCCACCCGCATGCCCCAGGTGCAGAAGGCGGTGGGCGACTTCTTCCGTCAGGAACCGCTCACCAACCTGGACCCGGACAAGGTGGTGGCCATCGGCGCCGCCACCCAGGCCAATCTGCTGGTGGGCAACAAGACCGGTCAGGACGACTGGCTGCTGCTCGACGTCATCCCGCTCTCTCTGGGCCTGGAGACCATGGGCGGCCTGACCGAGAAGGTCATCCCCCGCAATTCCACCATCCCCACCGCCCGCGCCCAGGAATTCACCACCTTCAAAGATGGCCAGACGGCCATGGCCATCCACGTGGTGCAGGGCGAGCGGGAACTGGTGGCCGATTGCCGCTCGCTGGCCCGCTTCGAGCTGCGCGACATCCCGCCCATGGTGGCGGGGGCGGCGCGCATCCGCGTCACCTTCCAGGTCGATGCCGACGGGCTCCTTTCCGTTTCCGCCCGGGAGCAGACCACCGGCGTCGAAGCCAGTGTCACGGTCAAGCCCTCCTACGGCCTGTCCGACGACGAGATCGCCACCATGCTGCAAGACTCCATGGCCCACGCCAAGGACGACGCCATCAACCGCGCCCTCGCCGAGGCCCGGGTCGAGGCTCGCCGCCTGATCGAAGCCACCGAGGCTGCCCTGGCCGAGGATCCTCATCTCCTGTCCGAGGCTGAGATCGGCAAGATTACGGCAGTGATGGAAAAGCTGCGCGCCACCATGGCCGGCGACAACCGCCGCGTCATCAACCTGGCCATGGACGACCTGGGCTAC
- the hscB gene encoding Fe-S protein assembly co-chaperone HscB, with amino-acid sequence MDLTADFFSLFQLPRLFRIDVPDLDLRYRAVQGQVHPDRFTHAGDAERRLSMQWATRANEAYQTLKKPLERAKYLLHLAGHDVQAESNTAMAPEFLMEQMEWREAVAEARGAREHHELERLHHRLRADIASRYDELGRLLDEAADLAGAAEAVRRLMFLEKLLHEIDDALASLEE; translated from the coding sequence GTGGATCTCACCGCCGATTTTTTCTCGTTGTTCCAACTCCCCAGGCTCTTCCGGATCGACGTGCCCGACCTGGACCTGCGCTATCGTGCGGTACAAGGGCAGGTGCATCCGGATCGTTTCACTCACGCTGGCGATGCGGAGCGGCGCCTCTCCATGCAGTGGGCGACGCGGGCCAACGAGGCCTACCAGACCCTGAAGAAGCCCCTGGAGCGCGCCAAGTACCTGCTGCATCTGGCTGGGCACGACGTCCAGGCCGAGAGCAATACCGCCATGGCCCCGGAGTTCCTCATGGAGCAGATGGAGTGGAGGGAGGCCGTTGCCGAGGCGCGGGGCGCCCGGGAGCACCACGAACTGGAACGCCTGCACCACAGGCTGCGGGCGGACATCGCCAGCCGCTACGATGAACTCGGCCGCCTCCTGGACGAGGCAGCGGACTTGGCCGGCGCGGCGGAAGCCGTGCGCCGACTGATGTTCCTGGAAAAACTGTTGCACGAAATCGACGACGCCCTGGCGTCGCTGGAAGAATAG
- the iscA gene encoding iron-sulfur cluster assembly protein IscA, producing the protein MAITLSDKAAKHVANYLSKRGKGIGLRLGVRTSGCSGMAYKLEFVDESAGDDLVFESKGVKVFVDPKSLPYLDGMELDYAREGLNEGFKFNNPNVKDQCGCGESFNV; encoded by the coding sequence ATGGCCATCACCTTGAGCGACAAGGCGGCAAAGCACGTCGCCAACTACCTGAGCAAGCGGGGCAAGGGCATAGGCCTGCGCTTGGGGGTGCGCACCAGCGGTTGTTCCGGGATGGCATACAAGCTTGAATTCGTGGATGAGAGTGCCGGTGACGATCTCGTTTTCGAGAGCAAGGGAGTCAAGGTATTTGTCGATCCCAAGAGCCTGCCCTATCTCGACGGAATGGAGCTGGACTACGCCCGCGAAGGGCTGAATGAAGGATTCAAATTCAATAACCCGAATGTCAAGGATCAATGCGGCTGTGGCGAGTCCTTTAACGTTTGA
- the iscU gene encoding Fe-S cluster assembly scaffold IscU — protein MSYSVKVIDHYENPRNVGSFTKEDEGVGTGMVGAPACGDVMKLQIKVNKQGVIEDAKFKTYGCGSAIASSSLVTEWVKGKTVDQALTIKNTEIAEELALPPVKIHCSILAEDAIKAAVADYKKKHGE, from the coding sequence ATGAGCTACAGCGTCAAAGTCATCGATCACTACGAAAATCCCCGCAACGTCGGTTCCTTCACCAAGGAAGACGAGGGCGTCGGCACCGGCATGGTGGGGGCACCCGCCTGCGGCGACGTCATGAAGCTGCAGATCAAGGTCAACAAGCAGGGCGTCATCGAAGACGCCAAGTTCAAGACCTATGGCTGCGGTTCCGCCATTGCTTCCTCGTCCCTGGTCACCGAGTGGGTGAAGGGCAAGACCGTCGATCAGGCCCTGACGATCAAGAACACCGAAATTGCCGAGGAACTGGCCCTGCCGCCGGTAAAAATCCACTGCTCCATCCTGGCCGAGGATGCCATCAAGGCGGCCGTGGCCGATTACAAGAAAAAGCACGGAGAATGA
- a CDS encoding IscS subfamily cysteine desulfurase has product MKLPIYLDYSATTPVDPRVAEKMIPFLVEKFGNPASRSHSYGWEVEAAVETAREQVAALVNADPKEIVWTSGATESNNLAIKGAANFYAGTKGKHIITVKTEHKAVLDTVREMERQGFTATYLDVQENGLVDLEAFKAAIRPDTVLASVMFVNNEIGVVQPIEQLGEICREKGVIFHVDAAQATGKVDIDLARLKVDLMSFSAHKTYGPKGIGALYVRRKPRIRVEPQMHGGGHERGFRSGTLATHQIVGMGEAFRIAREEMAAENLRIGALRDRLLAGLSDIDAVYLNGDAEHRVPHNLNMSFAYVEGESMIMAIKDLAVSSGSACTSASLEPSYVLRALGRDDELAHSSIRFTLGRFTVEEEIDYAIRLLHTKIGKLRELSPLWEMVQEGIDLRTVQWAAH; this is encoded by the coding sequence ATGAAACTGCCCATTTATCTGGATTACTCAGCCACCACTCCGGTGGACCCGCGCGTGGCGGAAAAGATGATTCCTTTCCTGGTGGAGAAATTCGGCAATCCGGCTTCCCGTTCCCACAGCTATGGCTGGGAAGTGGAGGCCGCGGTAGAGACCGCCCGCGAGCAGGTCGCCGCCCTGGTGAATGCCGACCCCAAGGAGATCGTGTGGACCTCGGGTGCCACGGAATCCAATAACCTGGCCATCAAGGGCGCCGCCAATTTCTACGCCGGAACCAAGGGCAAGCACATCATCACGGTGAAGACCGAACACAAGGCGGTGCTGGATACGGTGCGCGAGATGGAGCGCCAGGGTTTCACGGCCACCTACCTGGACGTCCAGGAAAATGGCCTGGTGGATCTGGAAGCCTTCAAGGCTGCCATCCGCCCCGATACCGTGCTGGCCTCGGTGATGTTCGTCAATAATGAAATCGGTGTCGTCCAGCCCATCGAGCAGCTGGGCGAAATCTGCCGCGAGAAAGGCGTCATTTTCCACGTGGATGCCGCCCAGGCCACCGGCAAGGTCGATATCGACCTGGCTAGGCTGAAGGTGGATTTGATGAGCTTCTCCGCCCACAAGACCTACGGTCCCAAGGGCATCGGCGCCCTGTACGTGCGCAGAAAGCCCCGCATCCGCGTGGAACCGCAGATGCACGGCGGAGGCCACGAGCGTGGCTTCCGTTCCGGTACCCTGGCCACCCACCAGATCGTCGGCATGGGCGAGGCCTTCCGTATCGCCAGGGAAGAGATGGCCGCGGAGAACCTGCGTATTGGTGCCCTGCGGGATAGGCTCCTTGCCGGGCTCTCCGACATCGACGCCGTGTATCTGAACGGAGACGCCGAGCACCGCGTGCCCCACAACCTCAACATGAGCTTCGCCTACGTGGAAGGTGAATCCATGATCATGGCCATCAAGGACCTGGCGGTGTCTTCAGGGTCCGCCTGTACCTCGGCCAGCCTGGAACCCTCCTACGTTCTGCGGGCTCTTGGCCGCGATGACGAACTCGCCCACAGTTCGATCCGGTTTACCTTGGGTCGCTTTACGGTTGAAGAGGAAATTGACTATGCAATCAGATTGTTACATACGAAAATTGGGAAACTACGTGAACTTTCTCCCCTCTGGGAAATGGTCCAGGAAGGCATCGACCTGAGGACCGTCCAGTGGGCTGCGCATTAA
- a CDS encoding cysteine desulfurase — MFRPAYLDHNATTPLDESVLAAMLPWLRDSWGNPSSRHEYGREARRALDDARQRVAAAVGAHPTEVIFTSGGSEANNLFLKGAASSLRPGFLAVGATEHPSVARPVAQLAPQGWTIRKLAVNADGHLSPPAWAEALALRPRLISVMLANNETGVIQDIPTLAREAQSCGAWFHSDAVQAFGKVALDFRALNGTGVHALTISGHKIGGPKGAAALVMDKRAELRPLIAGGGQEGNLRSGTENVAAIVGFGLACERVVSRLAAESARLRGLRDRLERGLTALGATIFAPTAERLPNTCFFAFARVDGETLVGKLDRAGFAVASGSACSSANPEPSPVLAAMGVPDDLARGAVRVSFGARNTEAEVDALLTTLGTTVGSLRGLAAMAA; from the coding sequence ATGTTTCGACCTGCCTACCTCGATCACAACGCGACCACTCCGCTCGACGAGAGCGTGCTGGCCGCCATGCTGCCCTGGTTGCGGGATTCCTGGGGAAACCCCTCCAGTCGCCACGAGTATGGCCGGGAGGCCCGGCGAGCCCTGGATGACGCGCGTCAGCGCGTGGCGGCGGCAGTCGGGGCTCATCCGACGGAAGTCATCTTCACCAGCGGGGGCAGCGAGGCCAACAATCTTTTCCTGAAGGGGGCCGCCTCCAGTCTGCGCCCGGGGTTCCTTGCCGTGGGTGCAACCGAGCATCCGTCGGTCGCCAGGCCGGTGGCCCAGTTGGCGCCCCAGGGGTGGACGATCCGGAAACTCGCAGTGAATGCCGACGGCCATCTCAGTCCGCCGGCCTGGGCCGAGGCCCTCGCACTGCGGCCGCGCCTCATTTCCGTGATGCTGGCCAATAACGAGACCGGCGTCATCCAGGACATCCCGACCCTGGCCCGAGAGGCCCAATCTTGCGGTGCCTGGTTTCACAGCGATGCGGTCCAGGCGTTTGGCAAGGTGGCGCTCGATTTCCGCGCACTCAATGGCACCGGCGTCCATGCCCTGACCATTTCCGGGCACAAGATCGGCGGCCCCAAGGGCGCCGCGGCCCTGGTCATGGACAAGCGCGCAGAACTGCGGCCCCTGATTGCCGGTGGCGGCCAGGAAGGGAATTTGCGCTCGGGAACTGAGAACGTGGCTGCCATCGTCGGTTTTGGTTTGGCCTGCGAGCGCGTCGTGTCGCGCCTGGCGGCGGAATCGGCGCGTTTGCGTGGGCTGCGTGATCGGCTGGAGCGTGGGCTGACGGCCTTGGGTGCGACGATTTTCGCGCCTACGGCGGAGCGTCTACCCAATACCTGTTTTTTCGCCTTTGCCCGGGTCGACGGCGAGACCCTGGTCGGCAAACTCGACCGGGCCGGATTCGCGGTGGCGAGCGGTTCGGCGTGCTCCAGCGCAAATCCAGAGCCTTCCCCTGTGCTGGCCGCCATGGGGGTGCCTGACGATCTCGCCCGCGGGGCGGTCAGGGTGAGTTTCGGGGCGCGCAATACTGAAGCCGAAGTTGACGCCTTGCTGACAACCCTGGGGACTACGGTCGGAAGCCTGCGGGGACTTGCTGCCATGGCGGCCTGA
- the iscR gene encoding Fe-S cluster assembly transcriptional regulator IscR has product MRLTTKGRFAVTAMIDLALRGEGGPVALAGVSERQGISLSYLEQLFGKLRRHRLVESVRGPGGGYCIARSLADVSVADIIRAVDEPLDATQCGGRENCQDEHRCMTHELWATLNAKMYDYLASVSLQDLVSRQKDKQNPAAVTVLADQRREPTQGRSRASRQKLAVVA; this is encoded by the coding sequence ATGCGCTTGACGACTAAAGGGCGTTTCGCCGTCACCGCGATGATCGATCTGGCCCTGCGCGGGGAAGGCGGGCCTGTGGCCCTTGCCGGCGTGAGCGAGCGTCAGGGGATTTCCTTGTCGTACTTGGAGCAGTTGTTCGGCAAGTTGCGCCGCCACCGGCTCGTCGAGAGCGTACGGGGCCCCGGTGGCGGCTATTGCATCGCCCGTTCCCTGGCTGACGTGTCTGTGGCGGACATCATCCGCGCAGTGGATGAGCCCCTGGACGCGACCCAGTGCGGGGGGCGCGAGAACTGCCAGGACGAGCACCGCTGCATGACCCACGAACTCTGGGCCACCCTGAATGCCAAAATGTACGACTATCTGGCCTCCGTTTCCCTGCAAGACCTGGTCAGTCGCCAAAAAGACAAGCAGAATCCGGCGGCGGTGACCGTCCTGGCCGACCAGCGCCGGGAACCGACCCAGGGCCGGAGTCGCGCATCCCGCCAAAAACTCGCGGTCGTGGCCTGA
- the cysE gene encoding serine O-acetyltransferase produces MFLGQLREDIRSVFDRDPAARSSWEVLTCYPGIHALILHRIAHGLWRRRLRWLGRFVAHFSRFFTGIEIHPGATIGRRFFIDHGMGVVIGETAVIGDGVTLYHGVTLGGTSWNKGKRHPTLEDGVVVGAGAKVLGPIVIGAGAKVGSNAVVTKAVPPGATAVGNPARLVDTSEAAQQRAAQAEKMGFSAYAVARDQDDPLAQAIHGLLDHAAETDRRLAMLLKELDAAGIKCDEQVQAADSFDPKYLSKMVD; encoded by the coding sequence ATGTTTCTTGGGCAATTGCGTGAAGACATCCGGTCGGTTTTCGACCGTGACCCGGCGGCTCGGTCCTCCTGGGAGGTGCTCACCTGTTATCCCGGTATCCATGCTCTGATTCTCCATCGTATCGCCCATGGACTCTGGCGGAGGCGCCTGCGCTGGCTCGGGCGCTTCGTGGCCCATTTTTCACGCTTTTTCACCGGCATCGAAATCCATCCCGGGGCGACCATTGGCCGTCGTTTCTTTATCGATCACGGCATGGGGGTCGTCATCGGCGAAACCGCAGTCATCGGCGATGGTGTAACCCTTTATCACGGCGTGACCCTGGGGGGTACGTCCTGGAACAAGGGCAAGCGGCATCCCACCCTGGAGGATGGCGTGGTGGTGGGAGCGGGGGCCAAGGTGCTCGGACCCATCGTGATCGGGGCCGGAGCCAAAGTGGGTTCCAATGCCGTGGTGACCAAGGCTGTTCCGCCGGGGGCCACCGCCGTCGGTAATCCCGCGCGCCTCGTCGATACTTCTGAAGCCGCGCAGCAGCGAGCGGCCCAGGCCGAGAAAATGGGCTTTTCCGCCTACGCCGTGGCCCGGGATCAGGATGACCCGTTGGCGCAGGCGATCCATGGTCTGCTGGATCACGCTGCGGAGACCGACCGTCGCCTCGCCATGCTGCTCAAGGAACTGGACGCAGCGGGAATCAAATGCGATGAGCAGGTCCAGGCCGCCGACAGCTTCGACCCAAAATACTTGAGTAAAATGGTTGACTAA
- a CDS encoding HDOD domain-containing protein, whose product MTNLSADNDKVGDALNAQRFQMLEDIAKELAGDVVFPTYFDAAFRLRKALQDTDQPLARIVGVIALEPLIAARVMKLANSAMYGGGSTVRDLGAAIQRLGLETVRTTALAIAMGQMLRSKEMAPFAELTRLLWDHTLKSAAAARLLARTQTRINPDEAHLAGLVHDLGAFYMLYRAAQYPELRARPDTVKYLIVQWHESIGVSLLNALGMPEDIVEATIDHDQPRQALNAVRTLPEIVYVANVLAGAHFEWLYQDIDPEAGEPGIIRRNFAALLPQIDADAESMRAALNA is encoded by the coding sequence ATGACGAATCTCTCCGCCGATAACGACAAGGTCGGCGACGCCCTCAACGCCCAGCGCTTCCAGATGCTCGAGGACATCGCCAAGGAATTGGCGGGCGACGTTGTCTTTCCCACCTATTTCGATGCCGCTTTCCGCTTGCGCAAAGCCTTGCAGGACACGGACCAGCCCCTGGCCAGGATCGTCGGGGTCATCGCCCTGGAACCGCTCATCGCCGCCCGGGTGATGAAGCTCGCCAACTCGGCCATGTACGGGGGCGGGTCGACGGTGCGTGACCTCGGGGCGGCCATTCAGCGCCTCGGACTCGAAACCGTGCGCACCACGGCCCTGGCCATCGCCATGGGGCAGATGCTGCGTTCCAAGGAGATGGCCCCCTTCGCCGAACTGACCCGCCTGCTGTGGGACCACACGCTGAAATCGGCCGCCGCCGCCCGTCTCCTCGCCAGGACCCAGACTCGCATCAATCCGGACGAGGCCCATCTCGCCGGACTGGTTCACGACCTGGGGGCTTTCTACATGCTCTATCGCGCCGCCCAGTATCCGGAATTGCGCGCACGTCCGGATACCGTCAAGTACCTGATCGTGCAGTGGCATGAAAGTATTGGGGTCAGCCTCTTGAATGCCCTCGGGATGCCCGAAGACATCGTCGAGGCCACCATCGACCACGACCAGCCACGCCAGGCCCTCAATGCGGTGCGCACGCTCCCGGAGATCGTCTACGTCGCCAATGTGCTCGCTGGCGCCCATTTCGAATGGTTGTACCAGGACATCGACCCGGAGGCCGGCGAGCCCGGCATCATCCGGCGCAATTTCGCCGCCCTGTTGCCCCAGATCGACGCCGATGCGGAGTCGATGCGCGCGGCACTGAACGCCTGA
- a CDS encoding RNA methyltransferase: protein MKADDLLARIAVVLCRPSHPGNIGAVARAMKTMGLRRLNLVAPRSFPDPEADVRATGAVDLLREARVYASLPEALAGTVHAVALTARARDLGPAPQGVRDAASRLLAVAEEGEVALVFGNETNGLNNAEALCCQEAVTIPANPEFSSLNLGAAVQILTYELRMAAWAGCPPESREATPFVSPPATLAEIEGLYAHLEQVMTDTGFYNPDHPGRLLPKLRRLFGRVGLERDEINILRGILAATQQRTGHGR from the coding sequence ATGAAAGCGGACGATCTGCTGGCCCGCATTGCTGTCGTGCTCTGCCGTCCCAGCCATCCGGGCAACATCGGCGCCGTCGCGCGCGCCATGAAAACCATGGGGCTCCGGCGCCTGAACCTCGTTGCGCCCCGCTCTTTTCCAGACCCGGAAGCCGATGTCCGGGCCACGGGGGCCGTCGACCTCCTGCGGGAGGCGCGGGTCTATGCCTCCCTTCCTGAAGCCCTGGCCGGAACGGTCCATGCGGTGGCGCTAACGGCCCGGGCGCGGGATCTGGGGCCCGCCCCGCAGGGGGTACGGGACGCCGCCAGCCGGCTCCTCGCCGTGGCCGAGGAGGGGGAGGTGGCCCTGGTCTTCGGCAACGAGACCAATGGCCTGAACAATGCGGAAGCGCTGTGCTGCCAGGAAGCCGTCACCATTCCGGCCAATCCCGAGTTTTCTTCGCTCAACCTGGGAGCGGCGGTGCAAATCCTGACCTACGAGTTGCGCATGGCCGCCTGGGCGGGTTGTCCGCCAGAGTCGCGCGAGGCAACGCCCTTCGTCTCGCCCCCGGCCACCCTGGCCGAGATCGAAGGCTTATATGCCCACCTGGAGCAGGTGATGACCGATACCGGGTTTTACAATCCAGATCACCCGGGCAGGCTGCTGCCCAAGTTGCGGCGCCTGTTCGGCAGAGTCGGGCTGGAAAGGGACGAAATCAACATCTTGCGCGGCATCCTGGCGGCCACCCAGCAGAGGACCGGGCACGGGAGGTAG
- a CDS encoding inositol monophosphatase: MHPALNIAIKAARRAGQIINRASNDLDLLKVSAKQPNDFVTEVDRAAEAAIIEILCEAYPNYGILAEESGETAGKGARDAEFQWIIDPLDGTTNFIHGLPQYAISIALARAGTVEQAVVFDPNRNELFTAGKGAGAFLNDRRIRVSRRAKLQEALIGTGFPYRMFDHVDTYLAIFKELTQKTAGLRRPGAASLDLCYVACGRYDGFWEFGLSPWDMAAGALVISEAGGLVSDLNGDPGFLESGNIVAGTPKVFAPLLQLIASHKTSRLKA, from the coding sequence ATGCATCCCGCCCTCAACATCGCCATCAAGGCTGCGCGCCGCGCAGGTCAGATCATCAACCGCGCCTCCAATGACCTCGATCTGCTGAAGGTCTCCGCAAAACAGCCCAATGACTTCGTCACCGAGGTCGATCGAGCGGCCGAAGCGGCCATCATCGAAATCCTGTGCGAGGCTTATCCCAACTATGGGATTCTAGCAGAGGAGTCCGGCGAAACCGCCGGCAAAGGCGCCCGGGATGCGGAGTTCCAGTGGATCATCGATCCCCTGGACGGCACGACGAATTTCATCCACGGCCTGCCCCAGTATGCCATTTCCATTGCCCTTGCCCGGGCAGGAACGGTCGAGCAGGCTGTCGTCTTCGATCCCAATCGCAATGAACTCTTCACCGCCGGCAAGGGCGCCGGTGCTTTCCTGAACGACCGGCGCATCCGCGTTTCCCGGCGGGCCAAGCTCCAGGAAGCGCTGATCGGCACGGGATTCCCCTATCGCATGTTCGACCATGTCGATACGTACCTGGCCATCTTCAAGGAACTGACCCAGAAGACCGCCGGTTTGCGCCGACCCGGTGCCGCGTCGCTGGATCTTTGTTACGTCGCCTGCGGGCGCTATGACGGGTTCTGGGAGTTTGGTCTGTCGCCCTGGGACATGGCAGCAGGGGCGCTGGTCATTTCCGAAGCGGGCGGCTTGGTCAGCGACTTGAACGGCGATCCCGGGTTCCTGGAGAGCGGCAATATCGTCGCCGGAACCCCCAAGGTCTTCGCCCCCCTGCTGCAACTCATCGCCAGTCACAAGACCTCGCGTCTCAAAGCTTAA
- a CDS encoding acyltransferase, translating into MATSPESAPAFSTLPTARLPLIDALKALASQLVLLHHFSAYGPLSQAFEGFAPQLQAWLYDYGRIAVQVFLVVAGFLAARSLAPGSRPVAFNPLQVITKRYLRLAPPFAAALVLAVACSALARLWLDDDAIPASPTLLQFLAHSFLVQGILEFDALSAGVWYVAIDFQLFVLFALVLWSGRKFGSAKLNLAPFLVALLALASLLYFNRLASWDDWGIYFFGSYALGAVSYWASDRCRPAFLLGVLWAVGIFALALDFRLRIAVALTVALVLGASRRLGLFHRWPDFRLMEYLGRISFSVFLVHFPIYLLMNAFYERFGNDSQTLALSAMVAAWSCSIFAGQIFHHCVESRPTSFWAALVFQARATLAVRLGFR; encoded by the coding sequence ATGGCGACATCACCCGAATCCGCGCCAGCCTTCTCGACCCTGCCCACGGCTCGCCTCCCCCTGATCGACGCCCTCAAGGCGCTGGCCTCCCAGTTGGTCCTGCTGCACCATTTTTCGGCCTACGGCCCTTTGTCCCAAGCTTTCGAAGGCTTCGCACCGCAGTTGCAGGCCTGGCTTTACGACTATGGACGCATCGCCGTCCAGGTCTTCCTGGTGGTGGCAGGATTTCTCGCGGCGCGCAGTCTGGCGCCCGGATCCCGGCCAGTAGCGTTCAACCCGCTACAGGTCATCACCAAGCGCTATCTTCGTCTGGCGCCCCCCTTTGCGGCGGCCTTGGTCCTCGCAGTCGCCTGTTCCGCCCTGGCCCGCCTCTGGTTGGACGACGATGCCATCCCCGCCAGCCCCACGCTCTTGCAATTCCTGGCCCATTCCTTTCTGGTGCAAGGGATACTGGAATTCGACGCCCTGTCCGCCGGCGTCTGGTACGTGGCTATCGATTTCCAGTTGTTCGTCCTGTTCGCGCTCGTGCTCTGGAGCGGACGCAAGTTCGGCAGCGCGAAGCTGAACCTCGCGCCCTTCCTTGTCGCCCTCCTGGCCCTCGCCTCACTCCTCTACTTCAATCGGCTCGCTTCATGGGATGACTGGGGTATTTATTTCTTCGGTTCCTACGCCCTGGGGGCCGTTTCGTACTGGGCTTCGGACCGCTGCCGCCCGGCATTTCTGCTTGGAGTACTCTGGGCGGTCGGCATTTTTGCCCTCGCCCTGGATTTCCGCTTGCGCATCGCCGTGGCGCTGACTGTGGCCCTAGTTCTCGGTGCCAGCCGCAGACTCGGCCTTTTTCATCGCTGGCCGGATTTTCGCCTCATGGAATACCTCGGACGCATCTCGTTCTCGGTCTTCCTGGTCCACTTCCCCATCTACCTCCTGATGAACGCCTTCTACGAGCGCTTTGGCAATGACAGTCAGACCCTGGCCCTTTCGGCTATGGTCGCAGCCTGGTCATGCAGCATCTTTGCCGGGCAAATATTTCATCACTGTGTCGAGAGCCGACCGACGAGTTTCTGGGCCGCGCTCGTTTTCCAGGCCAGGGCAACGCTGGCAGTGCGCCTGGGATTTCGCTGA